One segment of Leptospirillum ferrooxidans C2-3 DNA contains the following:
- a CDS encoding RluA family pseudouridine synthase has product MPETSRPHPEQGEFREYKVPRIETPRRVDHYLVAQCVPFSRSRVHKLMEEGLVLVNGQMVSPSHKVRMGDTIQLLIPPPRQQMDLPQKMDLQILYEDEVVLVLNKPAGLVVHPAPGHPNGTLVNGLLAHFGQNNESPVSDLAELAFEAKETDLEEKAPPAEGDDGEAPGKLARAGLVHRLDQDTSGVMVIGKTEHAVNNLMVQFRDRIVSKRYLALVSGIPKKRRGEIDAPLGRSSHDRKMFAVREDGKQSTTRYRVITSYRENCALVDITLLTGRTHQIRVHFKHIGHPLLGDKVYAGKNAGSPERYPRQMLHAAKLTFLHPETGVELAFEAPLPDDFSRALARLTPLEHSGTPQ; this is encoded by the coding sequence ATGCCTGAGACTTCCCGGCCTCATCCCGAACAGGGAGAGTTCCGGGAGTACAAGGTCCCCAGAATTGAAACACCCAGAAGGGTTGACCATTACCTTGTCGCCCAGTGCGTTCCCTTTTCCCGCTCAAGAGTTCATAAACTCATGGAGGAAGGGCTTGTCCTCGTTAACGGCCAGATGGTATCCCCTTCCCACAAGGTCAGGATGGGGGATACCATTCAGCTTTTGATCCCGCCTCCCCGCCAGCAGATGGATCTTCCCCAAAAAATGGATCTTCAGATCCTCTACGAAGATGAGGTCGTCCTTGTCCTGAACAAACCGGCCGGTCTTGTCGTACACCCGGCTCCCGGTCACCCCAACGGAACGCTCGTCAATGGCCTTCTAGCCCATTTCGGTCAAAATAATGAAAGTCCTGTCAGTGACCTTGCGGAATTGGCATTTGAAGCAAAGGAAACCGACTTGGAAGAAAAGGCTCCTCCGGCCGAAGGCGATGATGGAGAGGCTCCCGGAAAATTGGCGCGGGCGGGGCTCGTCCATCGTCTTGACCAGGATACCTCTGGAGTGATGGTCATTGGCAAAACAGAACACGCCGTCAACAATCTGATGGTCCAGTTCAGGGACAGGATCGTCTCAAAGCGTTATTTGGCGCTGGTCTCCGGAATCCCAAAAAAACGCAGGGGAGAGATCGATGCCCCTCTTGGAAGGTCTTCCCATGACCGGAAAATGTTTGCCGTGCGAGAAGACGGAAAACAGTCGACCACACGCTATCGGGTCATCACCTCCTATCGGGAGAATTGCGCCTTGGTGGACATTACGCTTCTCACCGGAAGAACCCACCAGATCCGGGTCCACTTCAAGCATATCGGACATCCCCTTTTGGGTGACAAGGTCTATGCCGGAAAAAATGCCGGCTCTCCAGAACGTTATCCCCGTCAAATGCTCCATGCCGCCAAACTGACCTTTCTCCATCCCGAGACTGGGGTCGAGCTCGCCTTTGAAGCACCACTTCCGGATGACTTCTCCCGGGCGCTCGCACGGCTGACGCCCTTGGAGCATTCTGGAACCCCTCAATAA
- a CDS encoding DUF1015 domain-containing protein, with protein sequence MQPFKGLVYPDSLKGKMESLTTPPYDIISKEAQEEFYKKDPNNVIRLELPKGFEGEVPGKNRYSQAASDLARMISEGVLVEDSVPAFYTYKMSYRFGPENELRTVEGFIGRVRLEEWEKKVVYPHERTLAGPKEDRMALFRATKASFSQIYCVYSDPSAKIMGSLSSASVPRFRCVDGDGVIHEVASVTDPKVVSAVSAFFPSTPLFIADGHHRYETYLAYRNERRKEDPNAGPNAPFEFVTVFLVAMENPGLTVLPTHRMVHNVGENPWAALTGSKSPLKTVATFPVGQETAFQKALLESPPGEILFGMVGGSPVEYRIVSLPRAKGPGVQALDSYWLQEGVLAEVLSVTRERVAKEDLLRYSKSADEVIKKIRAGEYPVAFILRPTGARVVEDVSLRGELMPQKSTYFYPKPLTGMVMRLL encoded by the coding sequence GTGCAACCATTCAAAGGTCTTGTTTACCCGGATTCCCTCAAGGGAAAAATGGAATCATTAACCACCCCTCCCTACGACATTATCTCGAAGGAAGCCCAGGAGGAGTTTTACAAAAAAGATCCGAACAACGTCATTCGGCTCGAGCTCCCCAAAGGTTTTGAGGGAGAGGTCCCCGGAAAAAACCGCTATTCCCAGGCGGCTTCCGATCTGGCCCGGATGATCTCCGAGGGCGTTTTGGTCGAAGATTCCGTTCCTGCCTTCTACACCTATAAAATGAGCTATCGTTTCGGACCGGAAAACGAGCTTCGGACGGTAGAGGGATTTATCGGACGCGTCCGTCTTGAAGAGTGGGAAAAAAAGGTCGTTTATCCCCACGAAAGAACCCTTGCCGGCCCTAAAGAAGACCGTATGGCTCTTTTCCGTGCCACAAAAGCCTCTTTTAGCCAGATCTACTGTGTCTATTCAGATCCTTCGGCCAAAATCATGGGAAGTCTTTCTTCCGCGTCCGTCCCGAGGTTTCGTTGTGTCGATGGAGATGGAGTCATTCACGAGGTTGCGTCCGTCACAGATCCCAAAGTGGTTTCGGCTGTATCCGCATTCTTTCCATCGACTCCGCTTTTTATTGCCGACGGGCATCATCGGTATGAAACCTATCTCGCCTACAGGAACGAACGCAGGAAAGAAGATCCTAACGCCGGTCCGAACGCTCCATTTGAATTCGTGACAGTGTTTCTCGTTGCGATGGAAAACCCCGGGTTGACCGTTCTTCCGACACACCGGATGGTGCATAACGTGGGTGAAAACCCATGGGCTGCCCTGACTGGTTCCAAAAGCCCGCTCAAGACGGTGGCTACGTTTCCCGTTGGCCAGGAGACTGCCTTCCAGAAAGCCCTTCTCGAATCCCCTCCCGGAGAAATTCTCTTCGGTATGGTCGGGGGATCCCCTGTGGAATACCGGATTGTTTCGCTTCCCCGTGCCAAAGGGCCAGGGGTTCAGGCACTTGACAGCTATTGGCTCCAGGAAGGGGTGCTCGCCGAAGTCCTTTCCGTGACCCGAGAGCGTGTGGCGAAGGAAGATCTTCTTCGATACAGCAAATCCGCAGATGAAGTCATCAAGAAGATTCGTGCGGGTGAATATCCTGTGGCCTTTATCCTGAGACCGACCGGTGCCCGGGTGGTAGAGGATGTTTCTCTCCGGGGCGAGCTGATGCCGCAGAAGTCGACTTACTTTTATCCAAAACCGTTGACGGGTATGGTGATGAGGCTCTTGTAA
- a CDS encoding polyprenyl synthetase family protein, whose translation MESLRNVWTDYATDLKAVESSLHGLTLDANSTIRDVTAHLFGSGGKRLRPMLLIISSRLSGYDGSNMVLLSAAVEFIHTATLLHDDVVDHAEIRRGKPAANQVWGNQAAILVGDYLYATALYIATGIHDHEINDILTLACRQMSEGEILELMLDNNPQATEEEYLEVVARKTAALTAGTCRMGGILGGLDAAGRKALEDYGYFAGMAFQVADDALDYMAKEERLGKTLGKDLSEGKMTLPLLHCLSAVSPSDREKIISCMGKGDLSPGDLKMVLSFMKETSSLEYALSRATGFMNQARAALDYFPDSSHRQNLLALSDFIIDRDL comes from the coding sequence ATGGAAAGCCTGAGAAATGTTTGGACGGATTACGCCACGGACCTGAAGGCTGTAGAGAGCTCCCTTCACGGCCTGACGCTCGACGCCAATAGCACAATACGCGATGTGACGGCTCATCTGTTCGGAAGCGGTGGCAAGCGTCTGAGGCCGATGCTCCTGATTATATCCTCCAGACTGTCGGGTTATGACGGGTCAAATATGGTTCTCCTGTCCGCAGCTGTAGAGTTTATCCATACGGCAACGCTTCTCCACGATGATGTTGTGGACCATGCCGAGATTCGCCGCGGCAAACCGGCGGCCAATCAGGTTTGGGGCAATCAGGCGGCCATTCTGGTGGGGGACTATCTTTATGCGACAGCCCTGTACATCGCCACAGGCATCCATGACCATGAGATCAACGATATCCTGACCCTGGCGTGCCGGCAGATGTCAGAAGGAGAAATCCTGGAGTTGATGCTGGATAACAACCCCCAGGCAACGGAAGAAGAGTATCTGGAAGTTGTCGCGAGAAAGACCGCCGCCCTCACAGCCGGAACATGCCGGATGGGAGGCATTCTGGGCGGGCTTGATGCCGCAGGCCGAAAAGCTCTTGAGGATTATGGCTACTTTGCCGGAATGGCTTTTCAGGTTGCGGACGATGCGCTTGATTATATGGCCAAGGAGGAGAGGCTTGGGAAAACTCTTGGAAAAGATCTTTCCGAGGGAAAAATGACCCTGCCTCTGCTCCATTGCCTGTCTGCTGTCTCTCCTTCGGACCGGGAGAAGATCATTTCCTGCATGGGCAAGGGGGATCTTTCTCCGGGTGACCTGAAAATGGTCCTCTCGTTCATGAAAGAGACATCGTCGCTCGAATATGCCCTGTCGCGCGCGACAGGGTTCATGAATCAGGCCCGTGCTGCCCTGGACTACTTCCCCGACTCTTCTCATCGGCAAAATCTTCTGGCATTGTCTGATTTTATCATCGACCGGGATCTCTGA
- a CDS encoding site-2 protease family protein, giving the protein MEEDLFPETVLSPPPPRRNLLPAVLYGLTWITTTGAGAMLSGQNPLDFPGGFLKGLPFSFTLMAILTLHEAGHYLVARWYNVPTSWPYFIPAPTLIGTFGAIIRTPPAPTSSNVLFDIAAAGPVAGLIPAIIALIAGVHSSTVVSTIPPAGGGQLELGESLLFKAVGALFGPQNIHGELLLSPIAFAGWMGLLITSLNLIPAGQLDGGHVFYAFFGKRLHRAARPVILSILLILGWETWHGWIVWAVLLFVMGAGHPPGIAHDMGLSKRRKILGVLLFIVECLIFVPSPLKGS; this is encoded by the coding sequence TTGGAAGAGGATCTTTTCCCGGAGACCGTTCTCTCCCCCCCGCCTCCCCGTCGCAATTTGCTTCCGGCCGTTTTGTATGGCCTGACCTGGATCACCACCACCGGCGCAGGAGCGATGCTTTCCGGACAGAATCCCCTGGACTTTCCTGGGGGATTTTTAAAAGGGTTGCCTTTTTCCTTCACGCTCATGGCCATCCTGACACTCCATGAGGCGGGGCATTACCTCGTGGCCCGCTGGTACAATGTGCCGACAAGCTGGCCCTACTTCATCCCCGCACCCACCCTGATCGGAACCTTTGGAGCCATTATCCGGACACCCCCGGCACCAACGTCCTCCAATGTCCTTTTTGACATCGCCGCTGCTGGCCCAGTGGCCGGACTCATTCCGGCGATCATTGCACTCATCGCGGGAGTCCATTCATCTACCGTTGTCAGCACCATTCCCCCAGCGGGAGGTGGTCAACTCGAGCTGGGAGAATCCCTGCTTTTTAAAGCCGTGGGAGCTCTTTTCGGACCTCAAAACATCCATGGAGAGCTTCTTCTGTCTCCAATTGCTTTTGCCGGATGGATGGGTCTTCTCATTACGTCCCTGAATCTCATTCCGGCAGGTCAGCTCGACGGAGGTCACGTTTTTTACGCGTTTTTCGGAAAACGGCTCCACCGGGCAGCAAGACCTGTCATTTTGTCCATTCTATTGATTCTCGGGTGGGAAACATGGCATGGATGGATCGTATGGGCGGTACTTCTGTTCGTCATGGGAGCCGGACATCCGCCCGGCATCGCTCATGACATGGGACTCTCAAAACGCAGGAAAATTCTCGGAGTTCTTCTTTTTATCGTCGAATGCCTGATCTTCGTTCCCTCTCCCCTGAAGGGAAGCTAG
- a CDS encoding inositol monophosphatase family protein: protein MRDLAKVRSVGRAAIEQVRPLIMAGFDRRLTISYKNEMDLVTEIDLASEKGIVAIIEESFPGDGILGEEGGEVRSEAEYRWVIDPLDGTTNFAHHFPFFCISIGFEQKGVLQYGIIHDPIRRQTFEAEKGKGATLNGEPLQVSKTPKLSAALLCTGFAAARRDDPERNNMPFFDRFWKKCHGIRRTGSAALDLCYVATGALDGFWELGLSPWDTAAGSLIVREAGGTVTDRDGSPHTLKSGCIVASNGLIHPEMISTLAI, encoded by the coding sequence ATGAGGGATTTGGCAAAGGTCCGGTCAGTGGGCAGGGCTGCCATTGAGCAGGTTCGTCCACTGATCATGGCCGGTTTTGATCGTCGTCTGACGATCTCTTATAAAAATGAAATGGATCTTGTAACGGAAATCGATCTGGCTTCGGAAAAAGGGATTGTTGCCATTATCGAGGAAAGTTTTCCCGGGGACGGAATTCTGGGGGAGGAAGGAGGGGAGGTCCGATCAGAAGCCGAGTACCGGTGGGTGATTGATCCTCTCGACGGAACGACCAATTTCGCCCATCACTTTCCCTTTTTTTGCATTTCCATTGGCTTTGAGCAAAAGGGTGTCCTCCAGTACGGAATCATTCACGATCCGATCCGTCGCCAGACATTTGAGGCGGAAAAAGGAAAAGGTGCAACCCTGAATGGTGAGCCGCTCCAGGTTTCCAAGACGCCGAAGCTGTCGGCCGCTCTTTTGTGCACAGGATTTGCCGCTGCGAGAAGAGACGATCCTGAAAGGAACAACATGCCATTTTTTGACCGCTTCTGGAAAAAATGTCATGGAATCCGGAGAACAGGGTCGGCGGCTCTCGATCTATGCTATGTCGCCACAGGGGCGCTCGACGGATTTTGGGAATTGGGGCTTTCACCATGGGATACCGCAGCGGGAAGCCTGATTGTACGGGAGGCCGGAGGGACCGTTACCGATCGGGACGGATCCCCTCATACATTGAAGAGTGGATGTATTGTCGCCTCAAATGGCCTTATCCATCCAGAAATGATTTCGACTCTGGCAATCTGA
- the ppcA gene encoding phosphoenolpyruvate carboxylase, translated as MPENFLRPVYHQSFLDRKIPTTMATQHPDNASAPYWKSNGEAFISTLDELEECFRSYTDIGCQEYMWDWEGKYVDEGVVDKLFSSYHEYFQKYQLGKDVFLTFRLPNIWYEKGYRIARAYIGILTFADLARDLGLNSPPVFEVILPMTDEAQKMLHLKTTFQKIARLKSQVFDEVPLEQETDSSYLQVIPLIEGVPQLTASHNILNEYAQIHEQAYGEKPPYIRPFIARSDPALNSGFIPATIAAKVALSEYYKFGKESGIGIYPIMGVGSLPFRGGLSPNTVPQFAEEYAGVRTVTLQSAFRYDYPLEKVREAVHLLNRTLPFTTPLSYSEKEIREGERLATIFSEIYQKTVEEIADTINLVSEHIPSRRERRLHIGLFGYSRGIGQKRLPRAIGFTASLYSLGIPPELISLGRGIQQALSEGLEESLATFCRSLKEDVRQAGFYLNRENLRFLSSENTAWEMIAQDISIAESFFKIELGPVTIEHYLHRNIVSSIYFLLQENKNITPYLQDAAILRKSLG; from the coding sequence TTGCCCGAAAACTTTCTTCGTCCGGTCTATCACCAGTCCTTTCTGGATCGAAAGATCCCCACAACCATGGCGACGCAGCACCCGGACAATGCAAGCGCTCCATACTGGAAATCCAACGGAGAAGCCTTTATCAGCACACTCGACGAGCTTGAGGAGTGCTTTCGCAGTTATACCGATATCGGCTGCCAGGAATATATGTGGGACTGGGAAGGAAAGTATGTTGACGAAGGGGTGGTAGACAAACTCTTTTCCTCATATCACGAGTATTTTCAAAAATATCAGCTGGGAAAGGATGTCTTTCTCACCTTCAGGCTTCCCAACATCTGGTATGAAAAAGGATACCGGATCGCCAGGGCTTACATTGGCATTCTGACCTTCGCGGATCTGGCTCGCGATCTCGGACTGAACTCTCCTCCTGTTTTTGAAGTGATTTTGCCAATGACGGACGAAGCCCAGAAAATGCTTCACCTCAAGACCACGTTCCAGAAGATCGCCCGACTCAAAAGCCAGGTCTTTGACGAGGTTCCGCTTGAACAGGAGACGGATTCTTCCTATCTCCAGGTGATCCCCCTCATAGAAGGCGTACCACAGCTGACGGCATCCCACAACATACTGAACGAGTATGCCCAGATCCATGAACAGGCCTATGGGGAAAAGCCTCCCTACATTCGGCCGTTTATCGCCCGATCCGATCCAGCACTGAACTCCGGATTCATTCCTGCCACGATCGCCGCCAAGGTCGCCCTCTCCGAGTACTATAAATTCGGAAAAGAATCCGGCATCGGCATTTATCCCATCATGGGTGTCGGTTCACTCCCATTTCGCGGAGGCCTTTCGCCCAATACCGTCCCCCAATTTGCGGAGGAATATGCCGGCGTCCGGACAGTCACACTCCAGTCGGCCTTCCGCTACGACTATCCCCTCGAAAAGGTTCGGGAGGCAGTACACCTTCTGAACAGGACCCTTCCTTTCACAACTCCTCTTTCCTATTCCGAAAAGGAAATCCGGGAGGGGGAACGACTCGCGACGATCTTTTCCGAGATCTATCAGAAAACGGTGGAAGAAATCGCCGATACCATCAACCTCGTATCGGAACATATCCCTTCCAGAAGGGAACGACGCCTGCATATCGGCCTGTTCGGGTATTCCAGGGGAATTGGACAAAAACGTCTCCCCCGAGCCATCGGATTTACGGCATCGCTCTACTCCCTGGGGATCCCTCCGGAACTCATTTCTCTCGGCAGGGGAATCCAGCAGGCCTTGTCCGAAGGGCTTGAAGAATCCCTCGCCACATTCTGTCGCTCCCTCAAGGAAGATGTGCGTCAGGCAGGTTTTTATCTGAACAGGGAAAATCTCAGATTCCTGTCTTCCGAAAACACGGCATGGGAAATGATTGCCCAGGACATTTCCATAGCGGAGTCATTCTTCAAGATAGAGCTGGGACCGGTGACGATTGAACATTATCTCCATCGCAACATTGTTTCGAGCATTTACTTTCTCTTGCAGGAAAACAAGAACATCACCCCGTACCTGCAAGATGCGGCCATTCTCAGAAAATCGCTTGGCTAA
- the lpxC gene encoding UDP-3-O-acyl-N-acetylglucosamine deacetylase, with the protein MSGTVRNQRTLKQTVVLEGIGLHQGLPAKATIHPAPVNTGIVFVREDLGGKTVRAHVENVSSSKSVLSTVLAENNAEIQTVEHLLSAATGLYLDNMIVSLSGPEMPILDGSALNFIQAFRKAGIVEQTSPARLLAITRPVSFVHGNKEIHAEPSSQFEVHYEIDFFGKLVQDFSFRLTKHRFQQEIAPSKTFCFASDVEKMQAAGMAKGGSFQNALVYGDQGLLNPEAQTFENEFVRHKILDFLGDMRLAGAPIIGKFTVKRGGHAFHTKFLSHLLSENLLEEIDHVPVYQDSSMELALHWA; encoded by the coding sequence ATGAGCGGAACAGTCCGGAATCAAAGAACATTAAAACAAACAGTTGTTCTCGAAGGGATAGGCTTACATCAGGGGCTCCCCGCCAAAGCCACAATCCACCCCGCCCCGGTCAATACAGGAATTGTTTTTGTACGTGAGGATCTTGGTGGCAAGACCGTTCGCGCTCATGTGGAAAATGTTTCTTCAAGCAAATCTGTCCTTTCAACCGTCCTTGCCGAGAACAATGCTGAAATTCAGACAGTGGAACACCTTCTGTCCGCGGCAACCGGCCTTTACCTAGACAATATGATTGTCTCCCTCTCCGGTCCGGAGATGCCTATCCTCGACGGAAGCGCTCTCAACTTTATCCAGGCTTTTCGCAAGGCAGGAATTGTGGAGCAAACCTCCCCGGCAAGACTTCTCGCAATCACAAGACCTGTCTCTTTTGTCCACGGAAACAAGGAAATTCATGCAGAGCCATCTTCCCAATTCGAAGTCCATTATGAAATTGATTTTTTTGGAAAGCTTGTTCAGGATTTTTCTTTCCGACTGACAAAACATCGCTTCCAGCAGGAAATCGCTCCATCAAAAACCTTCTGTTTCGCCTCCGATGTCGAGAAAATGCAGGCTGCGGGAATGGCCAAGGGCGGTTCCTTTCAAAACGCACTTGTCTATGGGGATCAGGGACTCTTGAATCCGGAAGCACAAACTTTTGAAAACGAGTTCGTACGCCATAAAATCCTGGATTTTCTCGGAGACATGAGACTCGCCGGAGCGCCCATCATCGGCAAATTCACTGTCAAACGCGGCGGACATGCTTTCCACACCAAGTTTCTCTCTCATCTCCTTTCGGAAAATCTTCTGGAAGAGATTGATCACGTACCGGTCTATCAAGATTCTTCCATGGAACTTGCGCTCCATTGGGCCTGA
- a CDS encoding bifunctional nuclease family protein: MLEFEVREIIFDGMTKSYILILQDLEKEHTLPIWIGPFEAQSISMGRANQPPERPQTHDLFNALLEHLDVKVLSVVISRVEEGTFYAALHLLSKDSEFSIDARPSDAIAVALRAKAPIFVKEEVLDQMPDAPDFRQLLDHPEESDSPES; encoded by the coding sequence ATGCTGGAATTCGAGGTAAGAGAGATTATATTTGACGGGATGACAAAGTCTTACATCCTGATTTTGCAGGACTTGGAGAAAGAACATACTTTACCAATATGGATTGGTCCGTTTGAAGCCCAGTCCATATCAATGGGGAGAGCGAATCAACCCCCGGAGCGGCCGCAGACACATGATCTGTTCAATGCCCTTCTGGAACATTTGGATGTGAAAGTGTTGTCCGTCGTGATCTCCCGGGTGGAAGAAGGGACTTTTTATGCCGCCCTTCACCTGTTATCGAAAGATTCGGAATTTTCCATCGATGCCCGTCCTAGTGACGCGATTGCCGTTGCGCTAAGGGCCAAAGCGCCTATTTTTGTAAAGGAGGAAGTTCTTGATCAAATGCCGGATGCCCCGGATTTTCGCCAGCTTCTTGACCATCCGGAAGAATCGGACAGCCCGGAAAGCTAA
- a CDS encoding 2Fe-2S iron-sulfur cluster-binding protein, with translation MPKLTITELNKSVEIETGVPILISLMVQGISFGFVCGGNAACGTCNLIIKEGAETLKPRNAKEGFLAKAMMLADDNRLACQTEMGSGDLTVSVPALGRPQTPFSMPFPK, from the coding sequence ATGCCCAAACTTACAATTACAGAACTGAACAAATCGGTAGAGATCGAAACTGGCGTTCCCATTTTGATCTCCCTGATGGTTCAGGGAATTTCATTTGGATTTGTTTGCGGCGGAAATGCCGCATGCGGTACCTGTAACCTCATCATCAAGGAAGGGGCAGAGACCCTCAAGCCCAGAAATGCCAAAGAAGGTTTCCTCGCAAAAGCCATGATGCTGGCCGATGACAACAGGCTCGCTTGCCAGACAGAAATGGGCTCTGGAGACCTGACAGTCTCCGTACCGGCACTTGGTCGCCCTCAGACCCCCTTTTCAATGCCATTTCCCAAATAA
- a CDS encoding sulfurtransferase TusA family protein, whose product MDYIESVKLDCSGMMCPMPVLKTRKQINEMNVGEIVLMISTDPGSRPDMEAWTKKTGHTLLKSEEKDKSFLFWIRKEKEGI is encoded by the coding sequence GTGGATTATATCGAGTCGGTAAAACTGGACTGTTCCGGAATGATGTGTCCCATGCCGGTACTAAAAACCAGGAAACAAATCAACGAAATGAATGTGGGTGAAATTGTTCTGATGATTTCAACGGACCCAGGCAGTCGTCCGGATATGGAGGCATGGACCAAAAAAACAGGACACACTCTGCTGAAAAGTGAAGAAAAGGACAAGTCTTTTTTGTTTTGGATCAGGAAAGAGAAAGAAGGGATCTGA
- a CDS encoding ribonuclease III family protein has translation MFEYRGKTLPRSPELLIRILGLPVKENLRIEEALTHRSASHERGRKNPVPNYERLEFLGDRVIGLIVSEYLLNTWPTANEGDIGQIFSSIVSTQILASIARRMDLGSFMILGKGSHSSGDRDNPSILADTLESLTACLYLEYGLETVRQILIPWFAQPLREIVIGLEQANVIKEAKDGKERKEPEASIASVLVPRRPPSLNYKMLVQKWCQRSHGVQPEYRVIEEFGPPHQRRFRVGAFVKEELLASGETTTKRGASILAAKNAWEVVSGRDGETKKTDEPLQEEPGIHKSHMAEEVIHEPGERTGEMTETAPENLDHEAPTKMTETLQAREAFPSDQEEPLIEDSGLMMSKEVVAPGEKSSAGEQSESFQGF, from the coding sequence TTGTTTGAATATCGGGGGAAGACCCTTCCCCGATCACCCGAATTACTCATTCGTATTCTGGGACTTCCTGTAAAGGAAAACCTTAGGATTGAAGAGGCGTTGACCCATCGGTCCGCATCTCACGAAAGAGGCAGAAAAAATCCTGTTCCAAACTATGAACGCCTGGAGTTTTTAGGAGACCGAGTCATTGGACTGATTGTGAGCGAGTATCTCTTGAACACTTGGCCCACCGCTAATGAAGGGGATATTGGCCAGATTTTCTCGAGCATCGTCAGTACACAGATTTTGGCTTCGATTGCAAGGCGAATGGATCTGGGTTCTTTCATGATTTTGGGGAAGGGAAGCCATTCATCGGGAGACCGGGATAATCCGTCAATTCTGGCTGATACCCTGGAATCCCTGACAGCATGTCTATATCTTGAGTATGGCCTTGAAACGGTTCGACAGATTCTGATCCCTTGGTTTGCCCAGCCTCTTCGGGAAATTGTCATTGGTCTTGAACAGGCCAATGTGATCAAGGAAGCGAAAGACGGTAAGGAAAGAAAAGAGCCCGAAGCGAGCATTGCCTCTGTCCTGGTGCCTCGCCGGCCTCCCTCCTTGAACTACAAGATGCTTGTGCAGAAATGGTGTCAAAGGAGCCATGGAGTTCAACCGGAATATCGTGTTATCGAAGAATTTGGTCCTCCCCACCAGAGACGCTTCAGGGTTGGAGCTTTTGTGAAGGAGGAGCTTTTGGCCTCCGGGGAGACAACGACCAAAAGGGGAGCTTCCATCCTTGCGGCCAAGAATGCCTGGGAAGTGGTCAGTGGCCGGGATGGTGAAACAAAAAAGACAGATGAACCATTGCAGGAAGAACCAGGAATTCATAAAAGTCATATGGCTGAAGAAGTCATCCATGAGCCGGGCGAGAGAACCGGGGAAATGACGGAAACAGCTCCTGAAAATCTGGATCACGAAGCCCCTACCAAGATGACTGAGACTTTACAGGCTCGTGAGGCATTTCCTTCTGACCAGGAAGAACCATTGATTGAGGACTCGGGTTTGATGATGAGTAAAGAGGTTGTTGCGCCTGGGGAAAAGAGTTCGGCTGGCGAACAAAGTGAGTCTTTCCAAGGATTTTAG
- a CDS encoding 3'-5' exonuclease has translation MNIAYLDVETSGLLRDPEARVVEWGLSVWQGDVEVFRGESMVGGQGAIPEEVSRINGITTEMTIGYPPLKALYGKWKNHLINAIVVAHNLSFDLGMINRDLIRQGEIPLGNPGIDSLALFRRMKPELSSYKLTELVRTMGVVHDNPHRAMGDVDAMRGILTKLFEKSLSSHDEGVLRMWCGWGGTSAHRYQKDLLSWAQQRDLPVLIERSFPGGFLSWGSIEGKVISLNGESVCIEQGGEESSLSMQDVMAVKLVSI, from the coding sequence TTGAACATTGCGTATCTCGACGTGGAGACATCGGGTCTGTTACGGGACCCGGAGGCGAGAGTCGTGGAGTGGGGATTATCCGTCTGGCAGGGTGATGTCGAGGTGTTCCGGGGGGAAAGCATGGTCGGTGGTCAGGGGGCCATTCCGGAGGAAGTCAGCCGGATCAATGGGATTACAACAGAAATGACCATAGGCTATCCTCCCTTGAAAGCGTTATACGGGAAATGGAAGAATCATCTGATAAACGCGATCGTTGTGGCCCATAATCTGTCTTTTGATTTGGGAATGATCAACAGGGACCTGATCCGGCAAGGCGAAATCCCTTTAGGGAATCCTGGAATCGACTCTCTTGCTCTTTTCCGCAGGATGAAACCTGAGCTTTCGTCCTATAAGTTGACTGAACTTGTCCGGACTATGGGGGTGGTTCATGATAATCCCCACCGGGCTATGGGTGATGTGGACGCAATGAGGGGAATACTGACAAAATTATTTGAAAAATCCCTTTCTTCCCATGATGAAGGTGTTCTCAGAATGTGGTGCGGATGGGGAGGAACGAGCGCCCACCGATATCAGAAGGATCTTCTGTCGTGGGCCCAGCAACGGGATTTGCCTGTCTTGATAGAGAGAAGTTTTCCTGGAGGGTTCCTGTCCTGGGGCTCGATAGAAGGTAAAGTCATTTCTTTAAATGGTGAAAGCGTATGTATCGAACAGGGGGGTGAGGAATCAAGCCTGTCCATGCAGGACGTCATGGCTGTAAAATTGGTATCGATCTGA